TGCAAACGTTCCCTTAATAACTTTGCCCGAAACGTATCTCGCTCCGAAGCATTCAAAGTGGTTTCTGCATACTTTTGTAGAAACCCTGGTTGCATAAAAACCATGCATTCATTCAAAATAGTCACATCTACATCTTTTATGAGCCCTATATCTATTCCTAAACGTACATCCGACAAGCACCTAGCTGCTTCCTCCGTCGTTATTATACGAGCATAAGACAAAGTTCCCAATGAACGGTATAACCGATCTTCTAGTGTATTGGCAGAATGGCTTAATAGTGCACTTCTTGCTTCTTTTTCTTTTTGTATGATTTGTTCTGTAATACTTTGAAGATCCGATAAAATATCCTCTTCTGTTTTGCCCAGCGTTGTTTGATTGGATACTTGGTAAACGTTACCAAGAGCTTCACTGCCCTCGCCGTATATTCCTCTTACGACCATTCCTAGTCTCGAAATGATTGTAACGATCCTGTTCATTTGTTTCGTCATTGTTAACGCTGGTAAATGCATCATTACGGATGCACGCAACCCAGTACCAGTATTAGTAGGGCAACTTGTCAAATAACCAAATTGCTCATCAAATGCATATGGTAATTCTTTATCTAGTAATCGATCGATTGTATCCGCTTGTGCATATGCTTCTTGAATCTGAAGTCCAGGAAACAAGCATTGAATTCGAATATGGTCTTCCTCATTAACCATCACACTCACCGATTCATCGTCGGATAGTAAAACCGACCCAGTCATCGGTGAATTGGCTAGCTTAGGACTAATAAGGTGTTTTTCTACTAATACTTGCCGACTTAATTCGGATAAATCTTTTATTTGAATAGAGGAGAAGTTCATTTGTATTTCTTCATCTGCATCCAAAAGAGTCGCTGAAACTGATTGGTCAATTTTATGCGCTTCATCTTCGGTAAATGCCAATGGAAATCGGTACCCATTTAAGTTTCTGGCTAGCCGAATTCGCGTACTCATGACGATATCCGAATGATCTCCGCTACCAGCCATCCAACTAGAAGGAGAATTATCTAAAAAACGTTCAATTGACATGCGTTTCGTCACCTCCGGATGCAATCCTACTTTCAAGCTCTCTTGCCTCGTCTCTTAACTTAGCAGCTTCCTCGAAACGTTCTGTTTCAATGGCTTCCTTCATTTGCGAACGAATAGCTTCAATCCTTTTTTTCAGTTCTAATTTTTCACCTAGAGCTCCTGGTGCTTTTCCTATATGTGTAACGTTTCCGTTATGCAATCGCTTTAATACATTTGGCAACTGTTTACGGAAACTATTATAGCAAGAGGCACACCCAAATTTCCCTTCATCTAAAAATCGTTGGATGGACCAACCGCATTCATCGCAAACTAGTTTTGGCCTATCTTGTTTTGGGTGTACTGGTTGCTGTTCTGCATGATTAAACCAGTTTGATAATAGCTGGTGTAGAGATAACGGATCTTGTTTATACTCTACGTAAAACGGGTGGAGACTATTGGCACAATTCTCACAATAATGTCTTTCAAAGTGTTCACCGTTATGCACTTGCGTAACAGTTACTTTAGCTGGTCTCTGCTTACAATTTTCACAAATCACTTTTCAACACCCCGTTTACCTTCACTTTATTTCATATTTTAATGTTAGCAACATGGCACATAATATACGCGAGCGTAATTCATCTCTCACAGGTAGTGGAATTGCAAGTGTAGTTCGATTAAGACCCGCTAAAATGAGCTTTGCTTCTCGTTTGGATATAACCTCTTCGTCAATTAATCTGAAAACGATGTCTTCTGTCATGGATTCAGACGCCCCGTTTTCTAGGCTTTGTATTATATGCTCAATCAAATCAGCCTTTGTATGCGCACGTACGCGGAGAATTCGAATATATCCCCCACCACCGCGCTTACTTTCCACTAAATAACCGCGATCTTGGGTAAAACGGGTATTTATCACATAGTTGATCTGAGAAGGAACACATTGAAACTTTTCTGCAATTTCACTTCTTTTTATTTCAATTTGTCCCTTACTCTCTTCTTCTATAATAGACTTTAAATAACCTTCAATTATGTCAGATATATTTTTCATCTTCTCACCTCTTCTCGCAAACTGACTTTGACTAACTTTGACTATATTATAACGAGAAAATTATTTATGTGCAATTGATACGATTTTTAAGAAATACACATGATTTAACACCCACAACATTAGGGAATGAAAAATTTTTGGATTGTTTACCAAAGAGAAATTCCAAGTTCTAATTTCTTCCTCTTTCACTTAAAAAAACGTAAATGTCCTTTACGTGCATACTATCTTTACTATTCCCTGAGTACTTTAGACGAAACGTAGGCTACATTTTTTTCGGTAATCTTGTGGCAAATACTTGTTCGTTGCCCTCTTGAATTACGTAGAGACTAGGTGAGTAAGGTGTGGTTAATGAGAGAATAAATCCTTTCCTATTCTTTTAAAAGCGAACGAAGAGTCAATTTCGTCCGCTCAACGCTTCTTTATCAATGGATACTATCTATTTTTTTTAGGTTCCACCAGCTCTATTCATCTACCCAATGAATTATATGCTCTTTTTAAATTGTTAATAAAATGAAAAACAAATAAAAAATCAAGCTCTAGCGAGTTGAAAGGCTTCACTTATCAGCGCCTCATGCAACTCCGTCTAAACACTCGTTATAAGCACTAATTCATTATTTCGGCAAAGCATATTGTCTTTTTTGCTTTGGACTAAATATTGGATACACTATTACCGCGGGAATTCTTGTGGTGAAGTAAGATGAAGACGAAGGCGAAAAAAAACAACTCGAACTCTAGATTATAAGCATACCCATTTTATATAATTTCTTTTCATAAAAAAAACTACTAACCAGAGCGATTAGTAGTTTTGGGTTATTCTAATTTCAGGCTAACACTTAAAAGATATAGTGAAGTTAATATGCCTTATTTTTTCTTTATATAATTTTTCCGGTTATTTTTCGTAATTTGCTTCCACTTATTCGCTTCTGTTTTTTTGGCAACAACATTATTTTTTCGTTCGATATGGGCAAGCTCTCTTAATAATTTTATATAACTCCTATATCGTTCTTCTTTGAGTGTACCGTTAGATATTGCTTCTTGAATCGCACAACCAGGTTCTTTTTTATGTTGACAGTCCCTAAAGCGACATCCTTCTGCTAACTCCTCAATGTCTTTAAAGCTAGCACTTACACCTTCCGCGCTATCCCATAATTGAAATTCTCGCATCCCAGGGGTGTCTATTAAAAGACCTCCTCCTGGGAGCAACGATAATTCACGATGTGTTGTCGTATGACGCCCTTTACTATCATCTTCTCGAATATCACTAACCACCATTACTTCTTCCCCAGATAATGCATTGATCAACGAGGATTTACCAACTCCCGAGGAACCTAAAAGTGCGCCTGTTTTACCTGCAGATAATAGTGTAGCAAGATGATCAATTCCCTCGCTCGTCACACTACTCACTGCAAACACATCTACACCAAAGGCAACTGATTCTACTTCATTCATATAATAGGCCAAGTCGTCACATGCATCTTTTTTTGTTAACACAACAACAGGTGCAGCACCTGAATCCCATGCTGCTAATAAATATCTCTCTAAACGACGTACATTAAAGTCATCATTAAGAGACATAACAAGAAATACATAATCAACGTTGACAGCGATTAACTGAATATCCGTTGTTTGACCAGCTACTTTTCTTGAAAACTGTGAACTGCGGGGGAGCACTTCCTGAATAATTCCTTTTTCTTCACCAGGCATTTGCTCCATCACAACCCAATCCCCTACTGCGGGAAATGCTTCTCGGTCATGGTCAAACTTGAATTTCCCCGAAAGAGAGCATAGCCATTCACCTTCATTTGTTATGACACGATATAAGTGTTTGTGCTCAAGTAAAACACGACCCACAATTCCTTTACCAAACATTTTTTCTTCCCATTTATTATTCCAACCATATTTTTCGATTAAATTCAATTTAACTTCCTCCTAATTTTCCATATAAAAAAACCATGACTGCACAAATCAGCAATCATGGTTCCCCGGTCATTAGTAAAGAAGCATATCAAAAAGAAAAGTAATAAACACTTACTTTTTTAGAGACATTTAGAGTGGGACATCATGAACTTACTGATTCGTGGATTTTTAATTACACTTGCCATAATGCCTCACTCCTTTCCTTAAGTTATTTTCAGAATACTATAAGTATTGACATTATGTCAATACATTTTTATGCAGTTACATCTCTCTTAGTAAAAGACCAGTAACTAATAACTAAAAAGACAATGACATATACCAAAATGACTGCTATAGAAAATAGCATTGTTTGTCCCTCAATCATCGGGTGGTTATTTCCTATATATTGGCTTAGATTTGTATTTGCGAATAAGACGTACTTCACAAACTCAAATCTGGATAAAATCATTACTATGTTTACCCCCATGAACATAAGGAAAATGGATATACCAATAGCAAGTGAACTTGACCGGAATACGGAACCTATCATAAAAGCAAGCGTTCCAATAACAAATACATTTATAAGTGATAAACCAGTTAATAATAGAAGTCTTCCCCAGAAAGAAACGACTACAATCTGCCCATTCACTAACTCTAATTCTTTACCACCAATGGAATCAAAGAAGATATATCCACTTATCACACCTACTATAAATAGAACCATTGTCATTACAATTGCAAATATCCCAACCGTAATAAGTTTAGAGGTTAAAATTTTCCATCTCTTCACCGGTCTAGTTAATAGCATTTTAATAGTACCTTGTGAAAACTCTGAGGCTACAATACCAGCGGCAACTACAACAGTAAATAATGTAATTATAGATAACATCCCAGGAATATCGCTGATAAAATATTTTTCTTCGTCAAGATCTATTGGAGCAATATTATGTTCTAAACGGTACTTTTCAACCTCTATCGATTCTTTAAACTGTTGCTTTTGATCTTTGGTCAAATTAGGAATTGCTAACTGTCCCTCAGAAGTCGTAATTTTTTCCTGACTATCCTGTTTCCAATCTACCCGCGATTCTGATTGGTTGTTAATCCATTTATTAATTCCTGCAAAACCAATCATGAGAAGAGCAACGAGCACAACCATCACCCAAGTAGCTTTCTTACTCCAGAGTTTTAACCATTCATTTCTTATGAGATTCAGCAATTTGCCCACCTCCAGTTAATTCTAAAAATTGATCTTCCAACGTTTTTTTATGTGGACTGAACAAATAGATATGCAAATTACTTGCAACCATTTCCGCAATAAAAGATGGAACTGCCTTCTTTTCTAATGGCAATACGAAACCATCTCCAATCACTTCTACCGGAATGTTTTTAATAGCAAAGAATGTAGTTGCTTGTTCTTTCGGAGTAACTTCCACGTAGTAATGTGACTCTCGTTCTTCTTTAACTTCTTGTATGGAGATTAATTTTCCATTTTGAATAACGGCGATTCTATCACATATTAACTCTATTTCAGCTAATAAGTGACTCGACACAAAAATAGAAACTCCATCTTCCGTCGCAATTTTGCGTAAGTACATTCGGAATTCCCGAATTCCAGCTGGATCTAATCCATTTGTCGGCTCATCTAATATTAAAAACTTAGGACGATGTAGAAGAGCCTGGGCAAGTCCTAAACGTTGGCGCATTCCAAGTGAATACGTTGAAACTTTCTCGTGAATTCTATTTTGTAAGCCTACTTGAGCAATTACTTCATCTATTCGAGCTTTTGTTACACTTTTGTTCATTCGTGCAAAGTGCAGCAAGTTTTTATAGCCACTCATAAATTTGTACATCTCAGGGTTTTCTACAATTACTCCCACTTTACTCATGGTTTCCTCAAAATTTATAGAAATTGCTTGCCCATCAATAAATACCTCTCCGGACGTTGGTTTCATCAGTCCTGTCATCATACGTATCGTCGTTGTTTTTCCTGCTCCATTAGGACCTAAAAATCCTGTGATTTGACCCGGCAATAAATCTAAGCTGAGGTCATCAATAATCTTCTTTTTTCCAATTACTTTCGTTACATTTTGTAGTTTAACAATTGGTTTCGTTTCCATTTCCTCACACCTTCCTTACTAGGTTATACGTTTTAATACAACAAAAGTTCATTTTAATTAGTAAAATTTTTCATGGAGAGTTACTCGCTAATTCTGCATTACCCTTTTCGGAGGTGGAATTTGTTATAAAGGATAACAAATAGAAGCATCTCCCTAGGGCAGATGCTTCTATACCTATTTATATAAATGACACGCCACAAAGTGACCTGATACTTGTTCCTTCCAAGCTGGTTTTTCTTCCGTGCAAATAGACATAGCACTGGCACAGCGAGTTCTAAATACACATCCAGAAGGAGGGTTTATGGGACTAGGCAGCTCTCCTTGTAACAGAATGCGCTGCCGTGATTCTTCTATGTCTGGATCCGGAATTGGAATTGCCGATAACAATGCTTTTGTGTAAGGATGCAATGGATTCTCATACAACTGTTTACTTGTCGTAAGTTCTACCATATGCCCCAGGTACATTACACCAATTCGATCGGAAATATATTTTACCATAGATAAATCGTGAGCGATAAACAAATACGTTAGTCCTTTTTCTTTTTGCAGTCGTTGCAATAACTTAACTACTTGCGCTTGAACAGACACATCTAAAGCTGATATTGGTTCATCTGCTATGATGAATTCTGGATCTAGGGCTAGTGCACGTGCAATTCCAATGCGCTGTCTTTGTCCACCAGAAAATTCATGTGGATAACGATTAGCATGATCCCTATTAAGCCCTACATCCTCTAATAGCTCATATACTTTATTTTTTAACGCTTCTTTTGATTTATATAATTTATGTACTTCCATTGGTTCTGCAATTATTTCTAGTACTGTTGAACGTGGATTTAAAGATGCATATGGATCTTGAAAAATCATTTGCACTTTTTTCAAATAGACTTTTCGCTCTTTATCCGTCATCTCATGCACACTTCTACCCTCAAACAGAACATTTCCTTCTGTTTTATTGTACAACCCTAAAATGGTTCGCCCTGCAGTGGACTTTCCACAACCTGACTCTCCAACAAGGCCAAATGTTTCACCCCGAACGATGTCGAAACTAATCCCATCTACCGCCTTTAATGTTTCTCCATGTCCTATTTCAAAATGGCGTTTCAAATTTTCTACAGACAAAAGAACTTTTTCTGTCACGCAAATCCCCCCTAAACCGCGTACCTTCTCACTGCACAGATTTCCTTCTCCAAATTGGATCCTTCTATCACTAAAATTTCAACTGTTTTTCCGGTAGAATGAGAGTGCAATAATTGTCCATTTCCATAGTAAAACCCAACATGGCGCACAGGTCCTGTACCTTCATCATTTGCAAAAAAGATTAAATCCCCTTTTTTCCAAGCGGAAGGATCATCTATCGAGACTTCTTGTCCATTACGAGCTTGGTCACTTGCATCACGCGGTATTAAATATCCACAAGCTTTCAACATATTGTACGAAAATCCTGAACAGTCAAACCCGTAAGGAGACATCCCACCCCATAAATAAGGCAAGTCTAAGTAAAGTTCGCCTAAAGTTACTGCATATTCTGCAGGACATTTTGGGTATTGCCATATCGATTTTGCAAATTCAGCATGCTGTTTTAGTAGCAATGCTTCCCCATGAGGTGTTTGGACTTTAAAATGAGTGTCATCTTCTGAAACAACTGGAAGAGTCGCATTAAATGGCACAATGAGCAACGGCTTCTTTTTCATGTCCCATAACTGAGATCTCACTGAAGAAACACGAGCAACCCCTATAGAATTCACTTGTTCAGATTTCTGTAATTGCGTTATAGGAACCCACCCTGGATATCCACGGCTCTCTTTTTTAGAAGGCTGCCAAATAGCTACAATTTTTGCCCAGTCTCCTATTATTTCCTCGACAAGTACGGGTTCTCCATATAGAAGTTGTGTCTGCACTCTATTTTCATTACAAAGGGCGAGTCTTTCTTTATATGGTAATGCTTCAAGCCATTCAACTAATAAAACAGGATTTGCAGTCCCAGGTGCATCCAGTTCTCTAGCAGAGGCCGGCTCCGTCCAAACAGTTGCAACTTTTACTGAACAAATCCATTCATTCGCTACTATCGTCATCTACTAACCTCCTATCCCTTTTCCACACGTAAAATACCAAGACCAGGCTCTTGTGAGAACCTCATTTTACTTCTTTCATAAACGACCCCACCAACAACGAGATCTTTTGCCAGCATCAGAGGTGCATCAAAATCATAGTATTGGATATTTTGATGGCTGGCAGCAAAATGAGCAGCGGCTGTAATTCCTATTTTCGTTTCAATCATACTTCCTACCATACATGCAACTCCACTTGCTTCCGCTAGTGTATTAATCTTTATAGCGTTATATATACCGCCGGATTTCATTAGCTTTATATTAATCAAATCGGCAGCCCGCATTTCTAAAACTCTTTTTGCATCATTTACTGAAAACACACTCTCATCCGCCATGATAGGTGTATATGTACGATCTGTTACATATTTTAGTCCTTCTATATCATGGGCAGGAACGGGTTGTTCTACAAATTCAATTTCAAGACCAGCATCTTCCATTGATTGAATAGCTCTTACTGCTTCTTTGGCATTCCATCCTTGATTTGCATCAAGTCTTAACTTAGGCTCATTTCCTACACGTTCTCGAATAGCGTAAATACGAGCAATATCATCTTTAATGTTACCTATCCCTACTTTTACTTTCAGTACATTAAATCCTTCATTTATATATCGTACAGCATCATCTGCCATTTCTTTAGGCTCATTAATACTAACTGTAAAATCAGTTTCGAGTTTACTTTGATATCCTCCGAGAAATTGAAACAACGGAAGCGCTGATTGACGAGCAAGTAAATCGTAAATTGCCATATCAACAGCAGCTTTCGCACTTGTATTTCGAACGAGCGATGCATTCAGTTTTTGAAAAATACGTTCACTTTCTAAGAGATTAAGACCTATTAATGAAGGAGCAATTATTTCATTTATCGCATATCGAATACTATCCATCGATTCACCCGTAATTACATGCGTTGGGGGTGCTTCCCCATACCCAATAAGTCCTTCACTAGTAGTTACCTTTACATATACGGAATACGCTGTAGTTACTGTTCGGAGTGCAGTTTTAAAAGGCTTCGTAAGTGGAACAGCTACATCGAATGTTTCGATAGAATGAATTAGCATTAATTGGCCCCCTTTACTCAACTCCCGGTAAAATAACAAGTGCTAAATTATTGGCATCTAACTCTGCCTCTGCTCCAAGCGGAACGGCAAAATGAGGTTCACAATGTCCAATCTTGAATCCTCTCACAGCAGGTTTTCCTAAACTACCTAAGTAATGATTTAGCACTTCATCTAAGGACAAAGATACTTGGCGTTTTTTTGGTTCTGCATCTTTAAAGTCTCCAATAATAAATCCTGCAGCCGCGTCCAGTATGCCTGCTTGTCGAAGTTGATTGAGCATCCCATCTACCCGATACGGTTCTTCCCCAATATCTTCTATTAATAATAATTTACCTCTTGTGTCTACCTGGTATTTCGTTCCAACTCCACTTGCAAGGAGTGACAAATTACCTCCTGTTAACTCACCTTGAGCCACTCCCCCTGAAAAGCGTGTTAACGGAGAAATTGCTTCTGTATAATGCAGTTCCATTGGTGTAAACAATTGCTGAAACATTTTTTTGGATAGATCAGAAAACGTGTCTTTCCCTACATCTGAAGCCAGCATAGGGCCATGGAAAGTCACAATATCGGAGTATAAATTCATACTTGTATGTAAAAAAGTAATATCTGAATAACCCCAGAAAATTTTCGGACATTCATTCATTAATTGAAAATCTATTTTATCCGTGTATCTAGCAGACCCATATCCTCCACCAGCACAAATGATTCCTGCAATATTTGGATCAGCGAACATCTCATGTAAGTCTTCTAAACGTTCCTCATCTGAGCCAGCAAGATAACCATACACGTTTTCTAAACTTTTCCCCATTCGATAAGATAAACCTAGCTCATCTAGGAATTTTAATGAGCGCTTTAGTTGTTTAGGATTTGGTGGACTAGACGGAGCAATAATACCAATTGTATCTCCTATTTGTAATCGTTTCGGACGAATTTTCATCTTTTTTTCTCCTTTATTACTTATCAAAAGCCGCGGCGCTTTTTAGGTGCCGCTACTTTCTCTATTATTCAAAAAGTATTTCTTGTTCACTTAGGTACTGTCTAGATTAGAATCTTAAGTGCCTGTTCTTAGTTTATATCCGCCCATTTTAAGTCCAAGTAACCTACTGGATGTCTTAGAATACCAGATACCAATGGCTTTTCAAGCGCTACTTGGTTGTAATAATAAAGTGGGAATATCGGCATTTCATCTAGTAATAATTTGTCAGCTTGAATTAGCATTGCCCAACGCTTTGTTGGATCTGTCTCGTTCTTAATATCTTTAATCAATTTGTCATACTCTGCATTCGACCAAGTTGTACGATTCATAGAAGAACCTGTTATAAAACTTTCTAGTGCGTTCGTTGGATCTGCATAATCAAACAAGAAAGAAGAACGTGACAATTGGTATTTAAATTCTTTTTGTTCCGCTGCAAAAACGCTTGCCTCAACATTTTGTAACGATACATCCACACCTAATACTTCTTTAAATTTACTTTGAAGTGCTTCTGCAATTTTCTTATGAGAATCACTTGTAGAGTAAGTTAATGTTACTTCAGGTAACTTATTATAACCTTCTTCTGCCATACCTTCGGCTAATAGAGTCTTTGCTTTATCTGGATCAAACCCAATTAGTTTTCCTGCGGATTCTCTGAATTCCTTACCATCTGGTCCAATAAAACCATAAGGAACAAAACCTTCTGCCGCTTTTTGCCCAACCTTTGTTACATAATCAACAATTTCCTGTTGGTTCACTGCGTAAGCAAATGCTTGACGAATTTTTTTGTTTGTAAATGGTTCCATTGAAACATTGAATCGATAGAAATATAATCCTGCCTGATCTTCATTTTTTAATTCTGGATCATTTATTAAACTTTCTGCAAGTTCAGATGGTACTCCGGATGTATCTAATTCACCTGTTTGATACATCTGATATTCCGTATTGGAGTCATTAATCATTGCCCATTCCACTCTATCTAACTTTACAGTCGATGCATCCCAATAATTTTCATTTTTTACAAACGTAAAACTCGTATCATGTTTCCATTCCTCTAATTTAAAT
The nucleotide sequence above comes from Psychrobacillus glaciei. Encoded proteins:
- the rsgA gene encoding ribosome small subunit-dependent GTPase A produces the protein MFGKGIVGRVLLEHKHLYRVITNEGEWLCSLSGKFKFDHDREAFPAVGDWVVMEQMPGEEKGIIQEVLPRSSQFSRKVAGQTTDIQLIAVNVDYVFLVMSLNDDFNVRRLERYLLAAWDSGAAPVVVLTKKDACDDLAYYMNEVESVAFGVDVFAVSSVTSEGIDHLATLLSAGKTGALLGSSGVGKSSLINALSGEEVMVVSDIREDDSKGRHTTTHRELSLLPGGGLLIDTPGMREFQLWDSAEGVSASFKDIEELAEGCRFRDCQHKKEPGCAIQEAISNGTLKEERYRSYIKLLRELAHIERKNNVVAKKTEANKWKQITKNNRKNYIKKK
- a CDS encoding C40 family peptidase; translation: MTIVANEWICSVKVATVWTEPASARELDAPGTANPVLLVEWLEALPYKERLALCNENRVQTQLLYGEPVLVEEIIGDWAKIVAIWQPSKKESRGYPGWVPITQLQKSEQVNSIGVARVSSVRSQLWDMKKKPLLIVPFNATLPVVSEDDTHFKVQTPHGEALLLKQHAEFAKSIWQYPKCPAEYAVTLGELYLDLPYLWGGMSPYGFDCSGFSYNMLKACGYLIPRDASDQARNGQEVSIDDPSAWKKGDLIFFANDEGTGPVRHVGFYYGNGQLLHSHSTGKTVEILVIEGSNLEKEICAVRRYAV
- a CDS encoding S66 peptidase family protein, coding for MKIRPKRLQIGDTIGIIAPSSPPNPKQLKRSLKFLDELGLSYRMGKSLENVYGYLAGSDEERLEDLHEMFADPNIAGIICAGGGYGSARYTDKIDFQLMNECPKIFWGYSDITFLHTSMNLYSDIVTFHGPMLASDVGKDTFSDLSKKMFQQLFTPMELHYTEAISPLTRFSGGVAQGELTGGNLSLLASGVGTKYQVDTRGKLLLIEDIGEEPYRVDGMLNQLRQAGILDAAAGFIIGDFKDAEPKKRQVSLSLDEVLNHYLGSLGKPAVRGFKIGHCEPHFAVPLGAEAELDANNLALVILPGVE
- a CDS encoding UvrB/UvrC motif-containing protein, coding for MICENCKQRPAKVTVTQVHNGEHFERHYCENCANSLHPFYVEYKQDPLSLHQLLSNWFNHAEQQPVHPKQDRPKLVCDECGWSIQRFLDEGKFGCASCYNSFRKQLPNVLKRLHNGNVTHIGKAPGALGEKLELKKRIEAIRSQMKEAIETERFEEAAKLRDEARELESRIASGGDETHVN
- a CDS encoding dipeptide epimerase, with translation MLIHSIETFDVAVPLTKPFKTALRTVTTAYSVYVKVTTSEGLIGYGEAPPTHVITGESMDSIRYAINEIIAPSLIGLNLLESERIFQKLNASLVRNTSAKAAVDMAIYDLLARQSALPLFQFLGGYQSKLETDFTVSINEPKEMADDAVRYINEGFNVLKVKVGIGNIKDDIARIYAIRERVGNEPKLRLDANQGWNAKEAVRAIQSMEDAGLEIEFVEQPVPAHDIEGLKYVTDRTYTPIMADESVFSVNDAKRVLEMRAADLINIKLMKSGGIYNAIKINTLAEASGVACMVGSMIETKIGITAAAHFAASHQNIQYYDFDAPLMLAKDLVVGGVVYERSKMRFSQEPGLGILRVEKG
- a CDS encoding protein arginine kinase; translation: MSIERFLDNSPSSWMAGSGDHSDIVMSTRIRLARNLNGYRFPLAFTEDEAHKIDQSVSATLLDADEEIQMNFSSIQIKDLSELSRQVLVEKHLISPKLANSPMTGSVLLSDDESVSVMVNEEDHIRIQCLFPGLQIQEAYAQADTIDRLLDKELPYAFDEQFGYLTSCPTNTGTGLRASVMMHLPALTMTKQMNRIVTIISRLGMVVRGIYGEGSEALGNVYQVSNQTTLGKTEEDILSDLQSITEQIIQKEKEARSALLSHSANTLEDRLYRSLGTLSYARIITTEEAARCLSDVRLGIDIGLIKDVDVTILNECMVFMQPGFLQKYAETTLNASERDTFRAKLLRERLQMGENPKTKGEELA
- a CDS encoding peptide ABC transporter substrate-binding protein; the encoded protein is MKKCLSLFVVAFFVLVLSACTANKDAGQSSTEKESSKEETGTTTETLPTEKVLRLNNGNEPTSFDPSVGFDAVSWNALNNIMEGLVRLSKDHLAEPATAEKIDISDDGLTYTFTIREDAKWSNGDPVLASDFVFGWLHMLAPETASPASFLGYFIEGAEAYNNGEGDADAVGIKALEDRVFEVKLNAPTEAFLNIITNPSFFPVNEKVATGNPTWFADANTFVGNGPFKLEEWKHDTSFTFVKNENYWDASTVKLDRVEWAMINDSNTEYQMYQTGELDTSGVPSELAESLINDPELKNEDQAGLYFYRFNVSMEPFTNKKIRQAFAYAVNQQEIVDYVTKVGQKAAEGFVPYGFIGPDGKEFRESAGKLIGFDPDKAKTLLAEGMAEEGYNKLPEVTLTYSTSDSHKKIAEALQSKFKEVLGVDVSLQNVEASVFAAEQKEFKYQLSRSSFLFDYADPTNALESFITGSSMNRTTWSNAEYDKLIKDIKNETDPTKRWAMLIQADKLLLDEMPIFPLYYYNQVALEKPLVSGILRHPVGYLDLKWADIN
- a CDS encoding CtsR family transcriptional regulator, with product MKNISDIIEGYLKSIIEEESKGQIEIKRSEIAEKFQCVPSQINYVINTRFTQDRGYLVESKRGGGGYIRILRVRAHTKADLIEHIIQSLENGASESMTEDIVFRLIDEEVISKREAKLILAGLNRTTLAIPLPVRDELRSRILCAMLLTLKYEIK
- a CDS encoding ABC transporter permease; translated protein: MLNLIRNEWLKLWSKKATWVMVVLVALLMIGFAGINKWINNQSESRVDWKQDSQEKITTSEGQLAIPNLTKDQKQQFKESIEVEKYRLEHNIAPIDLDEEKYFISDIPGMLSIITLFTVVVAAGIVASEFSQGTIKMLLTRPVKRWKILTSKLITVGIFAIVMTMVLFIVGVISGYIFFDSIGGKELELVNGQIVVVSFWGRLLLLTGLSLINVFVIGTLAFMIGSVFRSSSLAIGISIFLMFMGVNIVMILSRFEFVKYVLFANTNLSQYIGNNHPMIEGQTMLFSIAVILVYVIVFLVISYWSFTKRDVTA
- a CDS encoding ABC transporter ATP-binding protein → MTEKVLLSVENLKRHFEIGHGETLKAVDGISFDIVRGETFGLVGESGCGKSTAGRTILGLYNKTEGNVLFEGRSVHEMTDKERKVYLKKVQMIFQDPYASLNPRSTVLEIIAEPMEVHKLYKSKEALKNKVYELLEDVGLNRDHANRYPHEFSGGQRQRIGIARALALDPEFIIADEPISALDVSVQAQVVKLLQRLQKEKGLTYLFIAHDLSMVKYISDRIGVMYLGHMVELTTSKQLYENPLHPYTKALLSAIPIPDPDIEESRQRILLQGELPSPINPPSGCVFRTRCASAMSICTEEKPAWKEQVSGHFVACHLYK
- a CDS encoding ABC transporter ATP-binding protein — translated: METKPIVKLQNVTKVIGKKKIIDDLSLDLLPGQITGFLGPNGAGKTTTIRMMTGLMKPTSGEVFIDGQAISINFEETMSKVGVIVENPEMYKFMSGYKNLLHFARMNKSVTKARIDEVIAQVGLQNRIHEKVSTYSLGMRQRLGLAQALLHRPKFLILDEPTNGLDPAGIREFRMYLRKIATEDGVSIFVSSHLLAEIELICDRIAVIQNGKLISIQEVKEERESHYYVEVTPKEQATTFFAIKNIPVEVIGDGFVLPLEKKAVPSFIAEMVASNLHIYLFSPHKKTLEDQFLELTGGGQIAESHKK